Proteins encoded within one genomic window of Ascaphus truei isolate aAscTru1 chromosome 8, aAscTru1.hap1, whole genome shotgun sequence:
- the RET gene encoding proto-oncogene tyrosine-protein kinase receptor Ret translates to MSPIRCTLCILFLSQAASGLYFPRKVYSENMFLDQPAGTPLLQLHAMRDTLGERPHFQLCHSRMPLNVRRDLQFFHVDERTGILYLNQSLERTDFSLPTRGRPESFPKVRLKVSLLPRPFQDKDCDTAPAALVHLSIHLTAPSCASLQPEELCFSDLDLTFHVKENRPPGAIYRFNIQQQCPNISVSYRLITDPGSPFLYNPDTSDVSFSQSLDREERENYNLVAKCTVRNSTSETQKVQSFQVKVDDEDDSAPFLPNGTDSANVVVEFKRKAGTVLGVLTVCDADSTPVFPLDSSRKKYTESIVTSDRFILENFRVDHSFREMKFGPSDNLVRGTLHEYRLVLNKNMPITRNGSLQVNVRVNDTEFPGPKGEVMLYFNVTIVLVEMKFSNISYQFTVNRNADRYTQIGKVCVENYLLFKGINVTYKLQLTNTTQGIGILQGREETFGILYVNDSSALLTYESKEMQYTVLASNRPLTEPVKTQITIVLEGMPVKEEEECPLSCSESKHRSECEECGGLGAPTGRCQWRQGHGEGITRNYSTCTPSIVTCPNGFCDVVESEDPAICPQDCTKANIIGGHERGSQSGIKAGYGTCYCFPPQKCFCEKNNIEVPLCDDTCKTVIACGVFLSFIISVLLSSYFIHRYHKNSPKPPIASAEMTFRRPAQSYPVSYSSNARRPSLDSMENQVSVDTFKIPEDPKWEFPRKNLVLGKTLGEGEFGKVVKATAFRLKGKAGYTTVAVKMLKESASQSELRDLLSEFNLLKQVNHPHVIKLYGACTQDGPLHLIVEYAKYGSLRNFLRESRKVGPSSMGGDSNRNSSYLDNPDERALTMGDLISFAWQISRGMQYLAEMKLVHRDLAARNVLVAEGRKMKISDFGLSRDVYEEDSYVKRSKGRIPVKWMAIESLFDHIYTTQSDVWSFGVLLWEIVTLGGNPYPGIAPERLFNLLKTGYRMEKPENCSDEMYNLMLKCWKQEPDKRLTFCEISKELEKMMVKSRDYLDLAASTPADSLLYDDGLSEEETPLVDCNNAPVPRTLPSTWIENKLYGISYPNWPEESPVPIPRFDANKSVFSRYANDCVYANWMIPPSAAKFMDKFDS, encoded by the exons CTGCTTCTGGACTTTACTTTCCAAGAAAAGTCTACTCCGAGAATATGTTCCTGGATCAGCCGGCGGGGACCCCACTCCTGCAGCTCCACGCCATGAGAGACACACTGGGTGAGAGGCCGCACTTCCAGCTCTGTCACTCCAGAATGCCCTTGAACGTGCGCCGAGACCTCCAGTTCTTCCACGTAGATGAGCGGACAGGAATCCTGTACCTCAACCAAAGCCTGGAGAGGACGGACTTCAGCCTCCCGA CCAGAGGACGCCCGGAGTCATTCCCTAAGGTGCGGCTGAAGGTGTCCCTCCTGCCTCGGCCGTTTCAAGATAAGGACTGTGACACTGCCCCTGCAGCTCTGGTCCACCTCTCCATACACCTTACCGCCCCCAGCTGCGCCTCTCTGCAGCCCGAGGAGCTCTGCTTCAGCGACTTGGACCTCACCTTCCACGTCAAGGAGAACAGACCCCCCGGCGCCATCTACAGGTTTAACATCCAGCAGCAGTGTCCAAATATCAGCGTGAGCTACAGGTTAATTACAG ACCCTGGCTCGCCGTTCCTGTACAATCCCGATACGTCCGACGTGAGCTTTTCCCAGTCTCTGGaccgagaggagagggagaattaCAACCTCGTGGCGAAGTGCACAGTGAGGAACAGCACCTCGGAGACACAGAAGGTGCAATCATTCCAGGTCAAGGTGGACGATGAGGACGATTCGGCCCCGTTTCTCCCCAATGGAACCGATTCTGCGAATGTTGTGGTGGAATTCAAGAGGAAGGCG GGGACCGTTCTTGGGGTGCTTACAGTGTGTGACGCTGACTCCACGCCGGTCTTCCCCCTAGACAGCAGCCGTAAGAAATACACCGAGAGCATCGTCACCAGCGACCGATTCATACTAGAAAACTTCCGGGTGGATCACAGCTTCCGAGAGATGAAATTCGGGCCAAGTGACAACCTGGTGCGCGGGACGCTGCATGAATACA GGCTGGTTCTGAACAAAAATATGCCTATTACTAGGAATGGATCCCTACAGGTCAACGTCCGGGTGAATGACACCGAGTTCCCCGGTCCGAAGGGAGAGGtcatgttgtattttaatgtcacAATTGTCCTGGTGGAAATGAAGTTCTCAAACATCTCCTACCAGTTTACTGTCAACCGTAATGCTGACCGCTATACGCAG ATCGGGAAAGTCTGCGTTGAAAACTACTTGCTGTTTAAGGGAATCAACGTCACCTACAAGTTGCAGTTGACAAATACCACTCAGGGAATCGGCATCCTGCAGGGACGGGAAGAAACCTTTGGGATCCTCTATGTCAATGACTCCTCTGCCCTGCTCACCTACGAGAGCAAAGAGATGCAGTACACAGTGCTGGCTTCAAACCGGCCCCTCACAGAGCCAGTCAAGACTCAAATCACTATTGTGTTAGAGGGAATGC CTGTAAAGGAGGAAGAGGAATGCCCGCTGTCCTGTTCAGAGAGCAAGCACCGGTCTGAGTGTGAGGAATGTGGGGGGCTGGGAGCCCCCACTGGAAGGTGCCAATGGAGACAGGGACATGGCGAAG GGATCACCAGAAATTATTCCACCTGCACCCCAAGCATTGTGACCTGTCCTAATGGGTTTTGTGATGTGGTGGAGAGCGAAGACCCAGCAATATGTCCCCAGGACTGCACAA AGGCAAATATCATTGGAGGCCACGAAAGAGGATCCCAGTCTGGGATCAAGGCAGGTTACGGCACCTGTTACTGCTTCCCCCCGCAAAAGTGCTTCTGTGAGAAGAACAATATCGAGG TTCCGCTGTGTGATGACACCTGCAAGACTGTGATCGCGTGCGGAGTCTTCCTGTCTTTCATCATCTCGGTGCTACTTTCTTCATACTTCATTCACCGCTACCATAAAAACTCACCCAAACCTCCCATTGCTTCCGCTGAGATGACTTTCCGCCGCCCTGCCCAGTCATACCCGGTCAGCTACTCTTCCAATGCCCGACGCCCCTCGCTGGACTCCATGGAGAACCAAGTTTCAGTGGACACCTTTAAAATACCA GAGGATCCAAAGTGGGAATTCCCCCGGAAGAACCTGGTTCTCGGAAAAACTCTTGGCGAAGGAGAATTTGGAAAAGTGGTTAAGGCGACCGCATTCAGACTGAAGGGGAAAGCTGGCTACACTACCGTGGCCGTCAAAATGCTGAAAG AAAGTGCCTCTCAGAGTGAGCTCCGGGACCTCCTGTCGGAATTTAACCTCCTGAAACAGGTCAACCATCCACACGTCATCAAACTGTATGGGGCGTGTACCCAGGATG GTCCCTTGCACCTTATTGTGGAGTATGCAAAGTACGGGTCCCTGCGTAATTTCCTAAGGGAAAGCCGGAAGGTGGGGCCCAGCTCCATGGGTGGTGACTCCAATCGGAACTCCAGCTACCTGGACAACCCCGATGAAAGAGCTCTGACCATGGGAGACCTGATCTCTTTTGCCTGGCAGATATCCCGAGGAATGCAGTATCTAGCAGAAATGAAG CTTGTCCATCGAGACTTGGCAGCTAGGAACGTGTTGGTGGCGGAAGGTCGCAAAATGAAAATATCCGACTTTGGGCTCTCTAGAGATGTGTATGAAGAGGACTCCTATGTCAAGAGGAGCAAG GGCAGAATACCAGTTAAATGGATGGCGATAGAATCCCTGTTTGATCACATCTACACGACACAAAGTGACGT GTGGTCCTTTGGAGTGCTCCTATGGGAGATCGTAACCCTGGGAGGAAATCCATATCCGGGTATTGCTCCTGAAAGACTTTTCAACCTCTTGAAAACAGGCTACAGAATGGAGAAGCCTGAGAACTGTAGTGATGAGAT GTACAATCTTATGCTGAAATGCTGGAAGCAGGAGCCAGACAAGAGGCTAACATTTTGCGAGATCAGCAAAGAACTGGAGAAGatgatggtgaaaagcagg GATTACTTAGACCTGGCTGCTTCCACACCCGCAGACTCCTTACTCTATGACGACGGGCTTTCTGAAGAAGAGACCCCTCTGGTGGATTGTAACAATGCCCCTGTCCCTCGAACTCTCCCCtccacctggattgaaaacaaaCTCTATG GCATATCCTATCCGAACTGGCCTGAAGAAAGCCCCGTTCCAATCCCGAGATTCGATGCCAATAAGTCTGTTTTTTCAAGATATGCCAATGACTGTGTTTATGCTAATTGGATGATTCCACCCTCAGCGGCAAAATTTATGGACAAGTTTGATAGCTAA